In Bacillus sp. Cs-700, one genomic interval encodes:
- a CDS encoding GntR family transcriptional regulator, whose translation MKIIISNSSKTPIYQQIHLQLKEQILAGDLKSGQPLPSMRQLAKDLNVSLITSKRAYEELEKNGFIYSIVGKGSFVSEQNEEMMKERKMQGIEEQLATAIKNSKDIGVTLTELKELLTILYRGEE comes from the coding sequence ATGAAAATTATAATTTCCAACAGTTCAAAGACACCGATTTATCAACAGATTCACCTTCAATTAAAAGAACAAATCCTAGCAGGTGATCTGAAGTCAGGCCAGCCACTTCCATCGATGCGTCAATTGGCGAAGGATCTAAATGTTAGTCTCATAACATCTAAACGCGCTTATGAGGAACTTGAAAAAAATGGGTTCATTTATTCTATCGTTGGAAAAGGGTCATTTGTATCGGAACAAAATGAGGAAATGATGAAAGAAAGAAAAATGCAGGGGATCGAAGAGCAATTGGCGACTGCCATCAAAAATAGTAAAGACATCGGCGTCACACTAACCGAATTAAAAGAGTTGCTGACCATTTTATATAGGGGGGAAGAATGA
- a CDS encoding GNAT family N-acetyltransferase — protein sequence MVSLHKVQKEEATILHNLMQFYFYEFSKYLPNMKVGVNGAYKQIELDHYWRDQHQAYFIKLGDELIGFALVEMATLSSPNSIQEFFIMANYQGNGYGKESARKLIAMFPGEWEITQIEKNKPARAFWRGLIKDVSADHFEEYHENGLYVQKFSM from the coding sequence ATGGTTTCTTTACATAAAGTTCAAAAAGAAGAAGCGACGATCTTGCATAATCTCATGCAATTTTATTTTTATGAGTTTAGTAAATACTTACCAAACATGAAGGTGGGAGTTAATGGCGCCTACAAGCAAATTGAGTTAGATCATTATTGGCGCGATCAACACCAGGCATATTTTATTAAGTTAGGTGATGAATTGATTGGTTTTGCTCTTGTAGAAATGGCCACTCTTTCAAGTCCAAACTCCATTCAGGAGTTCTTTATTATGGCTAACTATCAGGGGAATGGCTATGGAAAAGAAAGTGCGAGAAAACTGATTGCGATGTTTCCTGGGGAATGGGAGATTACTCAGATCGAAAAGAATAAGCCTGCACGTGCGTTTTGGAGAGGGTTAATTAAGGATGTAAGTGCTGATCATTTTGAGGAATATCATGAAAATGGCTTATACGTACAGAAATTTAGTATGTAG
- a CDS encoding aminoglycoside phosphotransferase family protein, with the protein MEKEMKSKVEEMIGKIEGMSLLQDQGCTSEVHQVVTEEGRYMLKSSYERKYREWLRNEAVVLEKLNTNTEIPTPSYYGYFEGKNSSHLLMSFEKGITLTTALREAEKQEQLSLIKSFGQFLQRLHETTVSGFHSNHWLAEQLKKAEGYVESGHTDGSFELLKKLISHPPSSVHQTMIHGDCTTDNVMVINGKVSMFIDVAGMTIGDPRYDESLAIRKWMNHHESIEAFYEGYRRYKVTKEEFEYFNDGLYEFF; encoded by the coding sequence ATGGAAAAAGAGATGAAAAGTAAAGTGGAAGAAATGATAGGGAAAATAGAGGGAATGAGTTTATTACAAGATCAGGGGTGTACCTCAGAAGTGCATCAAGTCGTCACAGAGGAAGGCAGGTATATGCTAAAAAGTTCCTATGAACGAAAATATCGAGAATGGTTAAGAAATGAAGCTGTTGTATTAGAAAAGCTAAATACGAACACAGAGATCCCCACGCCGAGCTACTATGGTTATTTTGAAGGGAAGAATAGCAGCCATCTCCTTATGTCATTTGAGAAGGGGATAACATTAACAACTGCATTAAGAGAAGCAGAGAAGCAAGAACAACTGTCACTAATTAAGAGTTTTGGACAGTTTCTTCAACGTCTCCATGAAACGACTGTGTCTGGGTTTCATAGTAATCATTGGCTTGCTGAACAGTTAAAAAAGGCAGAAGGTTACGTAGAATCAGGCCATACTGATGGAAGTTTCGAGCTTTTGAAGAAGTTAATTTCACACCCACCTTCTAGCGTCCATCAAACGATGATACATGGGGACTGCACGACCGATAATGTGATGGTTATAAACGGAAAAGTAAGTATGTTTATTGATGTTGCGGGAATGACGATAGGCGATCCTAGGTATGATGAATCCTTAGCGATTCGAAAATGGATGAACCATCATGAATCCATAGAGGCTTTTTACGAAGGATACCGTCGCTATAAGGTGACTAAAGAAGAGTTCGAGTATTTCAATGACGGGTTATATGAATTCTTCTAA
- a CDS encoding nucleotidyltransferase family protein: MKLIENDERMMEIIKVASQLSLPDWWICAGFVRSKIWDTLHGFENSTDPPDIDVIYYDQEDISEETEKELEAELKRILPDLPWSVKNEARMHVVNHIEPYTSAEDAISKFPETATALGVKIDKDNNLILTAPWGVDDVINLELKPTPFFKESKERAAIYRERAIKKNWKGIWEKIEVYQL, translated from the coding sequence ATGAAGCTAATCGAAAACGATGAACGAATGATGGAAATCATCAAGGTTGCAAGTCAACTGAGTTTGCCAGATTGGTGGATATGCGCGGGATTTGTCCGTTCAAAAATATGGGATACACTACACGGATTTGAAAACAGTACTGACCCGCCAGACATTGATGTCATTTATTATGATCAAGAAGATATAAGTGAAGAAACTGAAAAAGAATTAGAAGCTGAGTTGAAGAGAATCCTTCCAGATCTACCGTGGTCCGTTAAGAATGAAGCGCGCATGCACGTGGTTAATCACATAGAACCCTATACTTCTGCAGAGGATGCCATTTCCAAGTTTCCAGAAACCGCAACGGCTCTTGGTGTCAAAATTGATAAGGATAACAATCTTATTCTTACTGCTCCTTGGGGTGTCGATGATGTGATCAATTTAGAATTGAAGCCGACACCCTTTTTTAAAGAGAGTAAAGAACGAGCTGCCATTTATAGAGAGCGAGCGATAAAGAAAAATTGGAAGGGGATTTGGGAGAAGATCGAAGTGTATCAGTTATAA
- a CDS encoding ABC-2 transporter permease has translation MKLHLSKISCISQRKEKDLLFNLIRKDIILLKKTILVLLAILCVYLILDFSMIWVGILCSIVISMQSFTVDEKSTIQLLLNSLPYTRKEIVSSKYIVAVLLTLLIGTVTFIGNIIIHGEMISWKELLFMVAVVMSILSFIFPFCYKFKSNYLMIAAIGLFALYLLTVTFFIHDLNDRMRAFVKLLITSDNTVEYLVIGVSVFLLYIGSGFVSLRIYTKKLF, from the coding sequence ATGAAGCTCCATCTCTCGAAGATATCATGTATTTCACAAAGAAAGGAGAAAGATCTCTTGTTTAACTTAATACGTAAAGATATCATCTTACTAAAAAAGACGATACTCGTATTATTGGCAATTTTATGTGTGTATTTAATCTTAGATTTTTCTATGATTTGGGTAGGAATCCTTTGTAGCATAGTGATATCAATGCAATCCTTTACCGTAGATGAAAAATCCACTATCCAACTATTGCTCAATTCTCTCCCCTATACAAGGAAAGAGATCGTGAGTTCAAAGTATATTGTTGCCGTTCTCTTAACACTATTGATCGGTACAGTTACTTTTATTGGAAATATAATCATCCATGGAGAAATGATTTCTTGGAAAGAACTATTGTTCATGGTTGCTGTTGTGATGTCGATTCTGTCATTCATTTTTCCTTTTTGTTATAAATTTAAAAGCAATTATCTTATGATAGCGGCAATTGGTTTATTTGCATTGTATCTACTGACAGTTACATTTTTTATCCATGATTTAAATGATCGAATGAGAGCGTTTGTTAAGTTGCTTATAACTTCCGACAATACTGTAGAATATCTTGTTATAGGGGTGTCCGTTTTCCTTTTATACATAGGTTCAGGATTTGTATCCCTCCGTATTTATACAAAGAAATTGTTTTAA
- a CDS encoding MarR family transcriptional regulator, protein MENQLHYIMNHMRAAFKVLDKEWQMAAKDLGITQAEQHILWIVYLEKSITLSKLAELSLLDISTVAQVLTRMTKKGLVIQTKKNQDRRVTYVSLSPDGEKILHTSSTYEYQFWNYMKEMDPQKRALFMSIVSDMNKHFYGDSFVKWVEQTSKKSIAD, encoded by the coding sequence ATGGAAAATCAATTGCATTACATCATGAATCACATGCGTGCGGCATTCAAAGTGTTAGATAAGGAATGGCAGATGGCCGCAAAGGATTTGGGGATCACTCAGGCAGAACAGCACATATTGTGGATAGTGTATCTAGAAAAATCCATTACTCTCTCAAAACTAGCTGAATTGAGCCTGCTCGATATTTCAACGGTGGCTCAGGTATTAACACGTATGACAAAAAAAGGTCTAGTCATCCAAACGAAAAAGAACCAGGATCGACGTGTTACCTATGTATCACTCAGCCCAGACGGCGAGAAGATTCTACACACATCTTCCACCTACGAATATCAATTCTGGAACTATATGAAGGAAATGGATCCTCAAAAACGTGCTCTATTCATGTCCATCGTATCTGATATGAACAAGCACTTCTATGGTGATTCATTTGTGAAATGGGTAGAACAAACGTCAAAAAAATCGATAGCGGATTAA
- a CDS encoding GNAT family N-acetyltransferase, whose product MSSIRTMTRSDITKVSKLIAELNNKEDSYIGYCGTEVEEIANSFVEDITDVPYTKSFVVAYEKDELVGVLGFDASLESQSAEIWGPFAKEPGWANQLWTEMEKLLPSEIHQLNMFTSNHNRNLLSFAKELGFAKQSEQTILTVSREDRMQIKAEPVVELTEEYFSEIIQLHNEAFPETYYNGQQLIERLSTNRKVFIIKKSNQLKGYIYAEAEPAFGEASIEYMAVKDLDRGKGFGKQLINGAIQWLFSYEDIASITLCVNAANETAIKLYKKVGFEHEHDLVFLQKNR is encoded by the coding sequence TTGAGTTCAATCAGAACAATGACTAGGTCTGACATCACTAAAGTTTCCAAGCTAATCGCAGAGTTAAACAATAAGGAAGATTCGTACATTGGCTACTGTGGAACTGAAGTTGAAGAGATTGCTAACTCTTTTGTGGAAGATATAACGGATGTTCCTTATACTAAGAGTTTTGTCGTAGCTTATGAGAAAGATGAGTTGGTTGGTGTTTTAGGATTTGATGCTTCCCTAGAAAGTCAATCTGCAGAAATATGGGGGCCATTTGCGAAAGAACCTGGATGGGCCAACCAATTATGGACTGAAATGGAGAAATTACTACCTTCTGAGATACATCAACTCAATATGTTCACAAGTAATCACAATCGAAATCTATTAAGTTTCGCTAAGGAATTGGGATTTGCTAAACAAAGTGAGCAAACGATATTAACCGTTTCTCGTGAGGATAGGATGCAAATAAAAGCCGAACCGGTTGTGGAACTTACGGAAGAGTACTTCTCAGAGATAATACAATTACATAATGAAGCTTTTCCAGAAACCTATTATAACGGACAACAATTGATCGAGCGCCTTAGTACGAATCGAAAAGTGTTTATTATTAAAAAATCCAATCAGCTAAAAGGATACATCTATGCGGAGGCTGAACCAGCGTTTGGAGAGGCTAGCATTGAGTATATGGCCGTTAAAGACTTGGACCGAGGTAAGGGGTTTGGGAAGCAGCTAATCAATGGTGCCATTCAATGGCTATTTTCTTATGAGGATATTGCTTCCATTACGCTTTGTGTTAACGCAGCTAATGAAACAGCCATAAAATTGTATAAGAAGGTTGGTTTTGAGCACGAACATGATTTAGTATTTTTGCAGAAGAATAGGTGA
- a CDS encoding VOC family protein, whose translation MSDSLFNGIHYIRIPVVNLSESVSWYSECLQFTLKFNRGDLAVLSLEEGPLFVLVEADEHSRGHFFKNGEPEFSVGLTTSNINRLYNYLIDQEVKVEPIEEDEGHQFFHFYDPNGNKLQVHH comes from the coding sequence ATGAGTGATTCTCTTTTTAATGGTATTCACTATATTCGAATACCAGTCGTTAATCTCAGCGAGTCCGTTTCCTGGTACTCAGAGTGTTTGCAGTTCACCTTAAAATTTAATCGAGGTGATTTGGCGGTCTTATCGCTTGAAGAAGGTCCCCTCTTCGTTTTAGTAGAAGCGGACGAGCACTCGAGAGGACACTTTTTCAAAAATGGTGAACCAGAATTTTCTGTAGGTCTGACTACTTCAAACATTAATCGCCTCTACAACTATTTAATTGATCAAGAAGTGAAAGTAGAACCGATCGAGGAAGATGAAGGACACCAATTTTTTCACTTTTATGACCCGAATGGAAACAAACTGCAGGTACATCACTAA
- a CDS encoding YciI family protein produces MLFMLIVKASKNSEAGNLPSAELREAMSTYNEELVKAGVRVMAKGLHPSSNGLRISYPNGAPVVEEGPFTETKDITAGFILIDVESKEEAVKWAMRMPDPQGYGEGQVELRQVFE; encoded by the coding sequence ATGCTGTTTATGCTGATCGTGAAGGCATCGAAGAATTCGGAAGCTGGAAATCTACCAAGTGCTGAGCTGAGGGAAGCAATGTCAACGTACAATGAAGAGTTAGTAAAAGCGGGCGTTCGGGTGATGGCAAAGGGTCTTCATCCAAGTTCGAATGGACTGCGTATTTCGTATCCAAACGGCGCTCCTGTCGTTGAAGAAGGTCCGTTTACCGAAACGAAAGACATCACTGCCGGTTTTATTCTCATTGATGTGGAGTCAAAAGAAGAAGCGGTTAAGTGGGCGATGCGCATGCCTGACCCGCAAGGATATGGCGAGGGCCAGGTTGAACTGCGTCAAGTCTTTGAGTAG
- a CDS encoding ABC transporter ATP-binding protein has protein sequence MMQDENVVELQHVCKSFEGFSLRDFSLKVKKGYVTGFIGGNGVGKSTTIKLMMNLLQPDSGSVSVFGLNYKNHEKEIKQRIGFVFDENVFYEHLTLAEIKAIVRNAYVNWDEQIFNEYVSLFNLPLTKKMQTFSKGMMIKASLSIALSHHAELIIMDEPTSGLDPIFRRELLDLLHELLQDGDKTIFFSTHITSDLASIADYITFIHDGKHIFTKDFHEIEQEYAIVKGGLELLDWETEQEFIAVRKMPYGFEALTSDKQRARKIFGEMALYEAPSLEDIMYFTKKGERSLV, from the coding sequence ATGATGCAAGATGAAAATGTTGTAGAACTCCAGCATGTCTGTAAGTCCTTTGAAGGTTTTAGCCTAAGGGATTTTTCGTTAAAGGTTAAAAAGGGATATGTGACAGGATTTATCGGTGGAAATGGTGTAGGGAAGTCTACCACAATTAAACTGATGATGAATTTGTTACAACCTGATAGTGGATCGGTTTCTGTATTTGGATTAAATTACAAAAATCATGAAAAAGAAATTAAGCAGCGAATTGGCTTTGTATTTGATGAAAATGTGTTCTATGAACATCTCACACTAGCTGAGATTAAAGCGATTGTGAGAAATGCATATGTGAATTGGGATGAACAGATATTCAACGAATATGTAAGTTTGTTTAACTTACCGCTAACTAAAAAAATGCAAACATTTTCAAAAGGAATGATGATTAAAGCGTCTTTAAGTATCGCATTGTCTCACCATGCGGAATTAATTATTATGGATGAACCCACTTCAGGATTAGATCCTATTTTTCGAAGAGAACTATTAGATCTATTGCATGAACTTCTGCAAGATGGGGATAAAACAATCTTTTTTTCCACTCATATTACATCTGATCTGGCCTCGATTGCTGATTATATAACCTTTATTCATGATGGAAAGCATATTTTCACGAAAGATTTTCATGAAATTGAGCAGGAATATGCGATTGTAAAAGGGGGACTGGAATTACTAGATTGGGAAACAGAACAGGAATTTATAGCTGTACGAAAAATGCCTTATGGATTTGAAGCTTTAACCTCAGATAAACAACGCGCAAGGAAAATATTTGGAGAGATGGCGCTTTATGAAGCTCCATCTCTCGAAGATATCATGTATTTCACAAAGAAAGGAGAAAGATCTCTTGTTTAA
- a CDS encoding VOC family protein yields MGRIVHFEIHVDNMDRAKSFYGEIFGWTYEDWSDFAGMPYFGVVTGGDDQLGINGALMQRQGPPPEPNQPVNGYACTIAVENYDTIEAKILDKGGVVALPKYALPGMAWQGYYKDTEGNIFGVHQPDENAK; encoded by the coding sequence ATGGGCAGAATTGTGCATTTCGAAATTCACGTCGATAACATGGACCGCGCAAAAAGTTTCTATGGTGAAATATTTGGATGGACTTACGAAGACTGGAGCGATTTCGCTGGCATGCCTTATTTTGGCGTTGTCACTGGCGGTGACGATCAGCTTGGCATTAACGGTGCCCTCATGCAGCGTCAAGGTCCACCTCCAGAACCAAATCAGCCTGTCAATGGCTATGCCTGTACGATAGCGGTAGAAAATTACGATACAATTGAAGCTAAAATCCTTGATAAGGGCGGTGTGGTCGCATTGCCTAAATACGCACTACCGGGGATGGCATGGCAGGGTTACTATAAGGATACGGAAGGGAATATCTTTGGTGTTCATCAACCAGACGAGAATGCAAAATAG
- a CDS encoding heterocycloanthracin/sonorensin family bacteriocin, with translation MNQFQNDLQHLDVGEYHAQELVPCEQANYYPNGDQNVDPNDTRLIGFVCFGCFRCAGCVGCAGCGGCAGCGGCAGCGGCARCARCAGCGGCAARCGGCGRCGGR, from the coding sequence ATGAATCAATTTCAAAACGATCTTCAACACTTAGATGTTGGAGAGTACCATGCTCAGGAGTTAGTTCCTTGTGAGCAAGCGAATTATTATCCAAATGGAGACCAGAATGTAGATCCAAATGATACTCGTTTAATTGGATTTGTATGCTTTGGGTGTTTCCGCTGTGCGGGCTGCGTAGGCTGTGCTGGCTGTGGAGGTTGTGCAGGTTGCGGCGGTTGTGCTGGCTGTGGTGGATGTGCTCGTTGTGCGCGATGTGCAGGTTGTGGTGGATGTGCCGCAAGATGTGGCGGATGCGGCAGATGCGGTGGTCGCTGA
- a CDS encoding GNAT family N-acetyltransferase, producing the protein MIHELEQDEFYKCKTLLNDIGHLEAKAVIEGNNPGRVFVDHLDAPKAGLIWLGNHDGFFFIGDDQSEVFLQEINDCMETTIIPEARQLNLTTFIAIGNHSRWDKTIETLFTDRDMHKFKQHVYRLEHPKEQHHPPIKSEYHVIKISEALFNEQNYSITNKHFLQSKLAEFWASPNAFFDKGIGYGVVYQHQLVSLCFSGFVAGNVHGLDMETMEDHQGNKLGQLAASSVVKECVHKGMVPYWDCEEANQASNAIARKVGLENFFSYNVYLFPIDS; encoded by the coding sequence ATGATTCATGAACTTGAACAAGATGAATTCTACAAATGCAAAACGTTATTAAATGATATTGGACATCTAGAAGCAAAAGCCGTTATCGAAGGGAATAACCCTGGTCGTGTTTTTGTCGATCATCTCGATGCCCCTAAAGCAGGGCTGATCTGGTTAGGAAATCATGACGGTTTTTTCTTTATTGGAGATGATCAAAGTGAAGTGTTTCTTCAAGAGATCAATGATTGTATGGAAACGACAATAATTCCTGAAGCAAGGCAGCTGAACTTAACGACTTTTATTGCTATTGGAAACCATTCAAGGTGGGATAAAACAATCGAGACGCTCTTCACCGATCGTGACATGCATAAATTCAAACAACATGTGTATCGACTCGAACACCCTAAAGAGCAGCATCATCCGCCCATTAAATCCGAGTACCACGTCATCAAAATCAGCGAAGCTCTCTTTAACGAACAGAACTATTCGATTACCAATAAACACTTCTTACAGTCTAAGTTAGCTGAATTCTGGGCTTCACCTAATGCCTTTTTTGATAAGGGAATCGGGTATGGCGTTGTCTATCAACATCAACTTGTGAGTTTGTGTTTTTCAGGATTTGTAGCTGGAAATGTTCATGGGTTAGATATGGAAACCATGGAGGATCATCAAGGGAATAAATTAGGTCAGCTGGCAGCGTCCAGTGTGGTGAAGGAATGTGTTCATAAGGGGATGGTTCCATATTGGGACTGTGAAGAGGCAAATCAGGCTTCGAATGCCATTGCGAGAAAGGTAGGGTTAGAGAATTTCTTTTCTTACAATGTGTATCTTTTTCCGATTGATTCCTAA